Proteins encoded together in one Ipomoea triloba cultivar NCNSP0323 chromosome 4, ASM357664v1 window:
- the LOC116017700 gene encoding uncharacterized protein LOC116017700: MDHLRQIAEAYYEASESEIQSKVQDFFKTLDTDRNGRINKTEFISFMREEGHHRMSNPSFFSLIDTDRDGSLDFSEVLTLLYIVRSGRPFCDCCGSFIPTTYFTCAHCHAVNLCISCYRNRRYSHDHPGQPARFLDNYAQLFHAKKSSGGCSMNTNNTTSTHESHSRDIRTVPGAKYERWKIALQALQIALMTLGDSCTIM, from the exons ATGGATCATCTCCGGCAGATAGCGGAAGCTTACTACGAAGCCAGCGAGTCGGAGATCCAATCCAAAGTCCAGGACTTCTTCAAAACCCTAGACACCGACAGAAATGGCCGCATAAACAAAACCGAGTTCATATCCTTCATGAGAGAAGAAGGGCACCACCGCATGAGCAACCCGAGCTTCTTCTCTTTGATCGACACCGACCGTGACGGCTCCTTAGATTTCTCCGAAGTCCTCACGCTCCTCTATATTGTTCGGAGCGGGAGGCCGTTCTGTGACTGCTGTGGGAGTTTCATTCCGACCACCTATTTCACCTGCGCTCACTGCCACGCCGTTAACCTCTGCATTTCTTGTTATCGGAATCGGAGGTATAGCCATGACCACCCAGGGCAGCCCGCCCGGTTCCTGGATAATTATGCCCAGTTATTCCACGCTAAGAAAAGTTCAGGCGGCTGCAGCATGAATACCAACAATACAACATCTACCCATGAATCACACAGCAGGGACATCCGTACTGTTCCGGGAGCTAAATAT GAGAGATGGAAAATTGCCCTCCAAGCACTTCAGATCGCACTTATGACGCTGGGGGATTCTTGTACCATCATGTAA
- the LOC116017407 gene encoding uncharacterized protein LOC116017407 yields the protein MDHLRQLAEAFYRASSSEIQSEAHKFFNALDSDGDGHIDQNEFISLMTDEKGFHRLSNPNFFNALDADSNGTLDFWEVMTLFYIVRSGRPFCDCCGDFIPATYFTCVECGAVNACIRCYENRRSKHHHRDQPAVFMDNYILLEAKKSSSSGGFNSKTDDDVVVVNNVVVSPPASTKTDNANEVVSAPASPKTTTAKPNTTTDNVNEVVSAPAKPNTIIAAPNKATASPNTTTATASSNTTTARPNTTTVRPNTTAARPNTTARPNTTNANYARPRPYANERPRPRPNNTHMVQAANYEECRLAIDAFQLALNIGNTCSIM from the exons ATGGATCATCTCCGGCAGTTAGCCGAAGCTTTCTACCGAGCCAGCTCGTCGGAGATCCAATCGGAAGCCCACAAGTTCTTCAACGCCCTCGACAGCGACGGAGACGGCCACATCGACCAAAACGAGTTCATATCCTTAATGACCGACGAAAAGGGCTTCCACCGTTTGTCCAACCCCAACTTCTTCAACGCGCTAGACGCCGACAGTAACGGCACGTTAGATTTCTGGGAAGTCATGACGCTCTTTTATATTGTTCGGAGCGGGAGGCCGTTCTGTGATTGTTGTGGGGACTTCATTCCGGCCACGTATTTCACCTGCGTGGAGTGCGGGGCCGTTAATGCCTGCATTCGTTGTTATGAGAACCGGAGGTCTAAGCACCATCACCGTGACCAGCCTGCTGTATTCAtggataattatattttattggaGGCTAAGAAAAGTTCATCATCAGGCGGCTTCAATTCCAAGActgatgatgatgttgttgttgtaaaCAACGTTGTTGTGTCGCCCCCTGCAAGTACCAAAACTGATAACGCAAACGAGGTTGTGTCGGCCCCTGCAAGTCCAAAAACCACTACTGCAAAACCAAACACCACTACTGATAATGTAAACGAGGTTGTGTCGGCCCCTGCGAAACCAAACACCATTATTGCGGCTCCAAACAAAGCCACTGCAAGTCCAAACACCACTACTGCTACTGCAAGTTCAAACACCACTACTGCAAGACCAAACACCACTACTGTAAGACCAAACACCACTGCTGCAAGACCCAACACCACTGCAAGACCCAACACTACCAATGCAAATTATGCAAGGCCAAGACCATACGCCAATGAAAGACCAAGACCAAGACCAAACAACACTCACATGGTTCAAGCAGCTAACTAT GAGGAATGCAGACTTGCCATTGACGCATTTCAGTTAGCACTTAATATTgggaatacttgtagcatcatgtaa